The following coding sequences are from one Gemmatimonadota bacterium window:
- a CDS encoding HAD hydrolase family protein, whose translation MTTRWIVTDLDGTLLDETERCPLSPRFLAEVSATHRVVLASSRTVEEIRDVAAALGWPAVPCIAEDGQVVVDASGRVEVLGMTTATLLARLDSLPLGESVRAVMQPLPARLASILIPAEAASQFAHGVPDVGIRVTMGGRWATITDAAWNKGRAATRLMHHAHAAEWTAIGNGANDHSLLSTAHQRFAIREADGTHHPLLATIPGVVLLTHLGPLGWPEMVSLLPTTPMLPAEPEGRHAPSSLDHHRPHDSGA comes from the coding sequence ATGACCACGCGCTGGATCGTCACCGATCTCGACGGCACGCTGCTGGACGAGACGGAACGGTGCCCGCTCAGTCCGAGGTTCCTCGCCGAGGTCAGTGCGACGCATCGCGTCGTGCTGGCCTCGAGTCGTACCGTCGAGGAGATCCGCGACGTGGCGGCGGCGCTCGGCTGGCCCGCCGTGCCCTGCATCGCGGAGGACGGACAGGTCGTGGTGGACGCGTCGGGACGGGTCGAGGTGCTCGGCATGACGACCGCGACGCTGCTCGCACGCCTGGATTCCCTGCCGCTCGGTGAGTCGGTGCGCGCCGTGATGCAACCGCTCCCCGCGCGTCTCGCGAGTATCCTCATCCCCGCCGAGGCCGCGTCACAGTTTGCCCACGGGGTTCCGGATGTTGGAATTCGGGTTACCATGGGAGGACGGTGGGCAACGATCACCGATGCAGCATGGAACAAGGGCCGCGCCGCCACGCGCCTCATGCACCACGCGCACGCCGCCGAGTGGACGGCGATCGGCAACGGCGCCAATGATCACTCACTGCTGTCGACGGCACACCAGCGCTTCGCCATCCGCGAGGCGGACGGTACCCACCACCCGCTGTTGGCGACGATTCCCGGCGTCGTCCTCCTGACCCACCTCGGCCCGCTGGGCTGGCCCGAGATGGTGTCCCTGCTGCCGACCACCCCGATGCTCCCCGCGGAGCCGGAGGGCCGACATGCTCCATCCTCGCTGGACCATCACCGCCCTCACGATTCCGGGGCGTGA
- a CDS encoding glycosyltransferase has translation MLHPRWTITALTIPGREEYLRQLIESLDALTVPGGARLTVVYNKPIRDGQDAIEQRVRGWSKRHACDVFFNNGDPTISGGRNFQLNVCKTPLLCFVDDDVTVHGDLFPTLEAALRTVPAGIVGARSYVEGSDVLFKPRDETPHVIAPEFRYMSVQGMLAAGYTNLFRDVGGFNHRRRFWGEWTELNLRMWRHGFPTGYVMDGGYLRHWEKAPESPTRNMEGRARHVLWGLICTAMEYDAVDISSATASFWQLVEERYLPYSFGETLTNGELLRATLELLPELSASMPAIMAQRLDSASHPFDFKPFHPIDAADVQRVLPSAKKKILPYREAVWARPSATRRLLSGLWRKVRGGRKTPRG, from the coding sequence ATGCTCCATCCTCGCTGGACCATCACCGCCCTCACGATTCCGGGGCGTGAGGAGTATCTCCGTCAGCTGATCGAGTCGCTCGACGCGCTCACGGTGCCGGGCGGCGCACGCCTCACCGTGGTCTACAACAAGCCGATTCGCGACGGGCAGGATGCCATCGAACAACGGGTGCGCGGCTGGTCCAAACGCCACGCCTGCGACGTCTTCTTCAACAACGGCGACCCGACGATCAGTGGCGGGCGCAACTTCCAGCTCAACGTCTGCAAGACGCCCTTGCTCTGTTTCGTCGATGACGACGTCACGGTGCACGGCGACCTCTTCCCGACGCTCGAAGCGGCCCTCCGCACGGTGCCCGCGGGCATCGTCGGTGCGCGCTCCTACGTGGAAGGAAGCGACGTGCTGTTCAAACCGCGCGACGAGACGCCGCACGTGATTGCGCCGGAGTTCCGCTACATGTCCGTGCAGGGAATGCTCGCGGCCGGTTACACCAACCTCTTCCGCGATGTTGGCGGCTTCAACCATCGCCGACGCTTTTGGGGCGAGTGGACCGAGCTCAATCTGCGGATGTGGCGACACGGCTTCCCGACCGGCTACGTCATGGACGGTGGCTACCTGCGGCACTGGGAGAAGGCGCCGGAATCCCCGACGCGCAACATGGAAGGCCGCGCGCGCCATGTGCTCTGGGGGCTGATCTGCACCGCGATGGAGTACGACGCGGTCGATATCTCATCGGCGACCGCCTCCTTCTGGCAACTCGTCGAGGAGCGCTATCTCCCCTACTCATTCGGTGAGACGCTGACGAACGGCGAACTCCTCCGCGCCACGCTCGAACTGCTGCCGGAACTCTCCGCCTCGATGCCGGCGATCATGGCCCAACGCCTGGACTCGGCGTCGCATCCGTTCGACTTCAAGCCCTTCCACCCGATCGATGCGGCGGACGTGCAACGGGTCCTCCCGTCGGCGAAGAAGAAGATCCTCCCCTACCGCGAGGCGGTGTGGGCCCGGCCCTCCGCAACGCGACGGCTGTTGTCAGGGCTCTGGCGGAAAGTGCGGGGAGGGCGGAAGACGCCGCGCGGCTGA
- a CDS encoding M3 family oligoendopeptidase produces the protein MTSTPLPETAAGFADATWADLAARYAELAAAPVDATTLEPWLARWSRLDELVTEAASLAMIAYTCDTADATKEAAHLRFSTEILPQLEEAEVALAKKLVAVGTDRPDFVTTLRRFRTAIEIFREANVPLVAEAEGLAAKYQQITGTMMAPWDGAQVPLPRLSPFLKSADRSVREAAWRAATAPYVAARDELATLFDRMVALRTTMATNAGFADYRDYIFAAKCRFDYTPADCERLHEAIAETVGPALLRALAARRERLGLDAIRPWDLAVDPWRDAPPVPYQTIAELQDGAARIFTAVDPVLGGQFRTMMTEGLLDLESRTGKAPGGYCDTLHARGRPFVFMNAAGVPEDVTTLLHEAGHCFHAFASHALPFIWQRHPGAESAELASMSMELLAAPHLGQPTGYYEGPDAVSARLEHLEDILISLAHIASVDAFQSWIYTAPEGRDAAARDQAWLRLRERFEPGTDWSGLEAERVSRWYRQLHIFLYPFYYIEYGLAQIGALQVWRNARRDPVEAVAAYRRFLALGATRPLPELYQAAGVELTFDKAVLAELVAMVEEEMALLRAMLPRGG, from the coding sequence ATGACTTCGACCCCCCTTCCCGAAACGGCCGCCGGCTTCGCCGACGCGACCTGGGCCGATCTGGCGGCCCGGTACGCCGAACTCGCCGCGGCGCCGGTCGACGCGACGACGCTGGAGCCGTGGCTCGCCCGCTGGTCCCGACTCGACGAGCTGGTCACCGAGGCCGCCTCGCTGGCGATGATCGCGTATACCTGCGACACCGCGGACGCCACGAAGGAAGCCGCGCACCTTCGGTTCTCGACCGAGATCCTCCCGCAACTCGAGGAGGCCGAGGTCGCGCTCGCGAAGAAGTTGGTGGCCGTCGGGACCGATCGGCCCGACTTCGTCACCACGCTGCGACGCTTCCGGACCGCGATCGAGATCTTCCGCGAGGCCAACGTGCCGCTGGTGGCGGAGGCCGAGGGACTCGCCGCCAAGTATCAGCAGATCACCGGCACGATGATGGCACCGTGGGACGGCGCCCAGGTTCCGTTGCCGCGGCTCTCGCCGTTCCTCAAGAGCGCCGACCGGTCGGTGCGCGAGGCCGCGTGGCGCGCGGCCACCGCACCGTACGTGGCGGCACGGGACGAGCTCGCGACGCTCTTCGATCGAATGGTGGCGCTGCGGACGACGATGGCCACCAACGCCGGCTTCGCCGACTATCGTGACTACATCTTCGCGGCGAAGTGCCGCTTTGATTACACCCCGGCCGATTGCGAGCGGTTGCACGAGGCGATCGCCGAGACGGTGGGGCCGGCGCTGTTGCGCGCGCTCGCCGCGCGGCGCGAGCGCCTCGGCCTCGACGCGATTCGCCCGTGGGACCTCGCGGTCGATCCGTGGCGGGACGCGCCCCCCGTGCCGTACCAGACGATCGCCGAGTTGCAGGACGGGGCGGCGCGGATCTTCACCGCCGTCGATCCGGTGCTCGGCGGGCAATTCCGGACCATGATGACCGAGGGGTTGCTGGATCTGGAGTCGCGCACCGGCAAGGCGCCGGGCGGCTACTGCGACACCTTGCATGCTCGCGGCCGGCCGTTCGTCTTCATGAACGCCGCGGGCGTGCCCGAAGATGTCACCACGCTGTTGCACGAAGCGGGGCATTGCTTCCACGCCTTCGCCTCGCACGCGTTGCCGTTCATCTGGCAGCGGCATCCCGGTGCGGAGTCGGCCGAGCTCGCCTCGATGTCGATGGAACTCCTCGCGGCGCCGCACCTCGGGCAACCGACGGGCTATTACGAGGGCCCCGACGCCGTCTCGGCGCGACTCGAGCATCTCGAGGACATCCTGATTTCGCTGGCGCACATCGCGTCGGTCGATGCCTTCCAATCGTGGATCTACACGGCGCCGGAAGGGCGGGATGCCGCTGCGCGGGACCAGGCGTGGCTGCGGCTGCGTGAGCGTTTCGAGCCCGGCACGGATTGGAGTGGCCTGGAGGCCGAGCGCGTCTCTCGCTGGTACCGGCAACTCCACATCTTCCTGTACCCGTTCTACTACATCGAATACGGGTTGGCGCAGATCGGGGCGCTCCAGGTCTGGCGGAACGCGCGCCGCGATCCCGTGGAGGCCGTCGCCGCCTACCGGCGCTTCCTCGCGCTGGGGGCAACCCGGCCCCTGCCCGAGCTGTACCAGGCCGCCGGCGTCGAGCTGACCTTCGACAAGGCGGTGTTGGCCGAGCTGGTGGCCATGGTGGAGGAGGAAATGGCGCTCCTTCGGGCGATGTTGCCCCGGGGCGGCTGA
- a CDS encoding DUF971 domain-containing protein, with product MSPENNRITRGGAVLPRAIRRRGPILEVQWDDQGHLGAFETRAVRLACPCAGCVEEMTGRPLLDPATVPLDVTAEALEPVGGYGLRIRWSDGHSTGIYTYGFLLARCPCPACTASRG from the coding sequence ATGAGCCCTGAAAATAACCGAATCACCCGCGGGGGCGCCGTGCTCCCTCGTGCCATCCGCCGTCGGGGCCCGATTCTCGAGGTCCAGTGGGACGATCAGGGCCACCTGGGCGCCTTTGAAACGCGTGCGGTGCGGCTGGCCTGTCCCTGTGCCGGCTGCGTCGAGGAGATGACCGGGCGCCCGCTCCTGGACCCCGCCACGGTCCCGCTCGATGTCACCGCCGAGGCCCTCGAGCCGGTGGGTGGCTACGGGCTGCGGATCCGCTGGAGTGACGGCCACAGCACCGGGATTTATACCTACGGCTTCCTGCTGGCCCGTTGCCCCTGTCCGGCATGTACGGCGAGTCGCGGCTGA
- the acnA gene encoding aconitate hydratase AcnA: MSHPDPFQSRTTLTVGGKTAVVHSLPAFAKQAGINLDRLPFSIRVLLENALRHVGRGFVTEDHVRALGGWTPAAAGKGEIPFMPARVVLQDFTGVPCVVDLAAMRDAMARMGGDPARINPVVPCDLVIDHSVQVDHYGTPEAFKLNVALEFERNTERYQLLKFAQRAFENFRVVPPGTGIVHQVNLEYLSPCIQLRDQYGELTAYPDTLVGTDSHTTMINGLGVMGWGVGGIEAEAVMLGQPYFMVMPEVIGMKLTGTLPPGCTATDLVLTATQRLRARGVVDKFVEFFGPGLSALPLADRATLANMAPEYGATMGFFPIDAETVRYLERTGRDPETVALVEAYCRAQGMWHTADAGDPDFSDVLELDLGSVVPSVAGPKRPQDLVALTDLRRNFATSLPGLMMPTVPVERRAQAEAAMQEWSNEGGATATVTTESTSYDCELDGEQFDLHDGAVVIAAITSCTNTSNPSVMVGAGLLAKKAVAKGLQRRPWVKSSMAPGSRVVTDYLDRAGLSTYLDQLGFQTVGYGCTTCIGNSGPLPESIGKAIEEHSLVAASVLSGNRNFEARVHPLVRANYLMSPMLVVAFALLGRVNADLDREPLGISNDGTPVFLRDIWPTPQEISETLATALGPDLFRNQYGAVFAGDAQWQALDVPGGSRFAWAPGSTYVQEPPFFQGLAPEAHTLTDITGARVLAVLGDSVTTDHISPAGAIPKNGPAAKYLREHGIEQPDWNTFGARRGSHDVMMRGTFGNVRIKNRLVPEKEGNWTRFLPTDEVMSIYDAAMEYAKVGTPLVLLVGKEYGTGSSRDWAAKGTTLLGVKAVIAESYERIHRSNLVGMGVLPLGFEPGQSAASLGLTGTEVISITGVGSIAPGGRVTVTATDAATGKVTSFQAVVRLNSPVELEYLQHGGILPRVLRMFAKG, translated from the coding sequence ATGAGCCATCCTGATCCGTTCCAGAGCCGCACGACCCTGACCGTTGGCGGGAAGACGGCCGTGGTCCACTCCCTCCCCGCCTTCGCCAAGCAGGCCGGGATCAACCTGGATCGCCTCCCCTTCTCGATCCGCGTGCTGCTCGAGAACGCCTTGCGGCACGTGGGTCGCGGCTTCGTGACCGAGGACCATGTGCGCGCGCTCGGCGGCTGGACGCCCGCCGCCGCCGGCAAGGGGGAGATCCCCTTCATGCCCGCGCGCGTGGTGCTGCAGGACTTCACCGGCGTGCCGTGTGTGGTCGACCTCGCCGCGATGCGCGATGCGATGGCCCGGATGGGTGGTGACCCGGCACGGATCAATCCCGTCGTCCCCTGCGACCTGGTCATCGACCACTCGGTGCAGGTGGACCACTACGGCACTCCGGAGGCGTTCAAGCTGAACGTGGCGCTGGAGTTCGAGCGCAACACCGAGCGCTATCAGCTGCTCAAGTTTGCCCAGCGCGCCTTCGAGAACTTCCGCGTGGTCCCGCCGGGCACCGGCATCGTGCACCAGGTGAACCTCGAGTATCTCTCGCCGTGCATCCAGCTCCGTGACCAGTACGGCGAACTGACCGCCTACCCCGACACGCTGGTCGGCACCGACTCGCACACCACGATGATCAACGGCCTCGGCGTGATGGGCTGGGGCGTCGGCGGCATCGAGGCGGAGGCGGTGATGCTCGGCCAGCCCTACTTCATGGTGATGCCGGAAGTGATCGGCATGAAGCTCACGGGCACGCTGCCGCCGGGCTGCACCGCCACCGACCTGGTCCTCACCGCGACGCAGCGCCTGCGTGCGCGCGGCGTGGTCGACAAGTTCGTCGAGTTCTTCGGTCCGGGCCTCTCGGCGTTGCCGCTCGCTGATCGCGCGACGCTCGCCAACATGGCGCCCGAGTACGGCGCGACGATGGGCTTCTTCCCGATCGACGCCGAAACGGTCCGCTACCTCGAGCGCACCGGTCGTGACCCGGAGACGGTGGCACTGGTCGAGGCCTACTGCCGGGCGCAGGGGATGTGGCATACCGCCGACGCCGGCGACCCGGACTTCTCCGACGTGCTCGAGCTCGACCTGGGCAGCGTCGTGCCGAGCGTCGCCGGCCCGAAGCGGCCGCAGGATCTGGTGGCGCTCACCGACTTGCGCCGCAACTTCGCCACCTCGCTGCCGGGCCTGATGATGCCGACCGTGCCGGTCGAGCGGCGGGCCCAGGCCGAGGCGGCGATGCAGGAATGGAGCAACGAGGGCGGCGCCACGGCGACGGTCACGACCGAGTCGACCAGCTACGACTGCGAACTCGACGGCGAACAGTTCGACCTGCACGACGGCGCCGTGGTGATCGCCGCGATTACGTCGTGTACCAACACCTCCAATCCGTCGGTGATGGTCGGCGCAGGGCTGCTCGCCAAGAAGGCCGTGGCGAAGGGGCTGCAGCGCCGGCCGTGGGTCAAGTCGTCGATGGCGCCGGGCTCGCGCGTGGTCACCGACTACCTCGATCGCGCGGGGCTGTCGACGTACCTGGATCAGCTTGGTTTCCAGACCGTCGGCTACGGCTGCACCACCTGCATCGGCAACAGCGGGCCACTGCCGGAGTCGATCGGCAAGGCGATCGAAGAGCACTCGCTCGTCGCCGCGTCGGTGCTCTCGGGCAACCGCAACTTCGAGGCGCGCGTGCACCCGCTGGTGCGTGCCAACTACCTGATGTCGCCGATGCTGGTGGTGGCGTTCGCCCTGCTCGGCCGGGTCAACGCCGATCTCGACCGGGAACCGCTCGGCATCAGCAACGATGGGACGCCGGTCTTCCTGCGCGACATCTGGCCGACCCCGCAGGAGATCAGCGAGACGCTTGCCACCGCCCTCGGCCCGGATCTCTTCCGGAATCAGTACGGGGCGGTCTTCGCTGGCGACGCGCAGTGGCAGGCGCTCGACGTGCCGGGCGGATCGCGCTTCGCGTGGGCGCCGGGCTCCACCTACGTGCAGGAGCCGCCGTTCTTCCAGGGACTCGCCCCCGAGGCGCACACCCTCACCGACATCACCGGGGCGCGCGTCCTCGCCGTCCTCGGCGACTCGGTCACCACCGACCACATTTCGCCGGCCGGTGCCATCCCGAAGAACGGGCCCGCGGCCAAGTACCTGCGCGAGCACGGCATCGAGCAGCCCGACTGGAACACTTTCGGCGCGCGCCGGGGCAGCCACGACGTCATGATGCGCGGCACCTTCGGCAACGTCCGCATCAAGAACCGCCTCGTGCCCGAGAAGGAAGGCAACTGGACGCGCTTTCTGCCGACCGACGAAGTGATGAGCATCTATGACGCGGCGATGGAGTACGCCAAGGTCGGTACGCCGCTCGTCCTGCTGGTCGGCAAGGAGTACGGCACCGGCTCGTCGCGCGACTGGGCGGCGAAGGGCACGACGCTGCTCGGCGTGAAGGCGGTGATTGCGGAGAGCTATGAGCGGATCCACCGCTCGAACCTCGTCGGCATGGGCGTGCTGCCCCTCGGCTTCGAGCCGGGGCAGAGCGCGGCGTCGCTCGGCCTCACCGGCACCGAGGTGATCAGCATCACCGGCGTCGGCAGCATCGCGCCGGGCGGGCGTGTCACCGTCACGGCGACGGATGCGGCGACCGGGAAGGTCACCAGCTTCCAGGCGGTGGTCCGGTTGAATTCGCCGGTGGAACTGGAGTACCTGCAGCATGGCGGCATCCTGCCGCGCGTGTTGCGGATGTTCGCGAAGGGATAG
- a CDS encoding PIG-L family deacetylase: MIRRRLTAVALLLGFVLSSVAPAAGQDAGAGTGGAIQRAQEARLAGTWRRVLMIGAHPDDEDTELLTILTRGRGIETAYLSLTRGEGGQNLIGSELGRALGVLRTEELLAARSLDGGRQFFTRAYDFGFSKSAEETFRFWPHDSLIKDAVRIIRRFRPQVVVGVWSGTTRDGHGHHQVAGIVAREAFDAAGDPARYPELQREEGLAPWTPAKFYRSGRMDAAAPAEGLDGGVIDAAEGQSMHQIAARSRSRHRSQDMGQLEDLGPSRVRVILEATAPGIVANGDSLFAGIAPSAPLPNDPHRAVVALADAGVILDATTDDDEVVRGQELTVTVSVWNGGPRPVQADVSPLRQDGWTMRSEGCVGALGVIAPGELKKCKYQVTVWDNAPPSTPYFLRNGLEVAMYRWGKDASLLGEPFEPPPVRARFTVTTADGEAVTTVREVQARSLDQGLGEVRRPIQVVPRIAVDLSPDKLLWPVGVRARTFRVSLEHLAKDSSLAEVTLVVPPGWTAPKPQRVVLRREGERAAADFVVGVPAQAPPGDYEIAASVAVGPDTLSLGVYRIRYPHVPPRNIVTRAMSIVVLAPVTLPRARKIGYVRGAADRVPEALLNTGVPVRLLTGDALERAPLDSFSVIVIGARAYEVDASLQRAHPRLMSWLERGGTLVVQYQQYPFIRGGFAPLPFTIASPHDRVTDEDAPVKLLAPTSPLLRSPNRIGQADFTGWVQERGLYFARSWDRTWTPLLEMHDSGDVAREGSLLVGRRGRGTVIYTGIAFFRELPAAVPGAWRLFMNLLDAGAPRAGRQP; this comes from the coding sequence GTGATTCGTCGGCGCCTCACCGCAGTCGCGCTGCTCCTCGGCTTCGTGCTCTCCTCGGTCGCCCCGGCGGCGGGCCAGGATGCCGGTGCCGGAACCGGCGGCGCGATCCAGCGGGCGCAGGAAGCGCGGCTCGCCGGCACCTGGCGTCGGGTCCTGATGATCGGGGCGCACCCCGATGACGAAGACACCGAACTGCTCACCATTCTCACCCGCGGGCGCGGGATCGAGACCGCCTATCTCTCGCTCACGCGCGGGGAGGGCGGCCAGAACCTCATCGGGAGCGAACTCGGTCGCGCCCTCGGCGTCTTGCGGACCGAGGAATTGCTCGCGGCGCGTTCGCTCGATGGCGGTCGCCAGTTCTTCACGCGCGCCTACGACTTCGGCTTCTCCAAGAGCGCCGAGGAGACCTTCCGGTTCTGGCCCCACGACTCGCTGATCAAGGACGCGGTGCGGATCATTCGCCGATTCAGGCCGCAGGTCGTGGTCGGGGTCTGGTCGGGCACCACGCGCGATGGCCATGGTCACCACCAGGTGGCCGGCATCGTGGCCCGCGAGGCGTTTGATGCGGCGGGGGATCCGGCGCGCTATCCGGAACTGCAGCGCGAAGAGGGTCTGGCGCCGTGGACGCCCGCGAAGTTCTATCGCAGCGGCCGGATGGATGCGGCGGCGCCAGCCGAGGGATTGGACGGCGGGGTGATCGACGCGGCCGAGGGGCAGTCGATGCACCAGATCGCGGCGCGCAGCCGGTCACGGCATCGCTCGCAGGACATGGGCCAGCTGGAGGACCTCGGGCCGTCGCGCGTGCGCGTGATCCTCGAGGCCACCGCCCCGGGAATCGTGGCCAACGGCGACTCGCTCTTCGCCGGGATCGCGCCCTCCGCGCCGTTGCCGAACGATCCACATCGTGCCGTGGTCGCCCTGGCCGACGCCGGCGTGATCCTCGACGCCACGACCGATGACGACGAAGTGGTCCGGGGCCAGGAACTCACGGTCACCGTGTCGGTGTGGAATGGCGGCCCTCGGCCGGTGCAGGCCGACGTGTCGCCGCTCCGCCAGGACGGCTGGACCATGCGCAGCGAGGGCTGTGTCGGGGCGCTCGGCGTGATTGCCCCCGGCGAGCTCAAGAAGTGCAAGTATCAGGTGACCGTCTGGGACAATGCGCCCCCGAGCACGCCGTACTTCCTCCGGAACGGGCTTGAGGTGGCGATGTACCGCTGGGGCAAGGATGCCTCCTTGCTGGGCGAGCCGTTCGAGCCGCCACCGGTGCGCGCGCGCTTCACGGTGACGACGGCCGACGGCGAAGCGGTCACCACCGTGCGCGAGGTGCAGGCGCGTTCGCTCGACCAGGGATTGGGCGAAGTGCGCCGGCCGATTCAAGTCGTGCCGCGGATCGCCGTCGACCTCTCGCCCGACAAGCTCCTCTGGCCGGTCGGCGTGCGGGCGCGCACCTTCCGCGTCTCCCTCGAGCACCTTGCCAAGGATTCCTCGCTGGCCGAGGTGACGCTGGTGGTGCCGCCGGGGTGGACCGCACCGAAGCCGCAGCGCGTCGTGCTCCGTCGTGAGGGTGAGCGGGCCGCCGCCGACTTCGTGGTTGGCGTCCCGGCTCAGGCGCCACCTGGCGACTACGAGATTGCCGCGAGTGTCGCGGTCGGCCCCGACACGCTCTCGCTCGGCGTCTACCGCATTCGCTATCCGCATGTGCCGCCGCGGAACATCGTCACCCGCGCCATGAGCATCGTCGTCCTCGCGCCCGTGACGCTGCCGCGTGCGAGGAAGATCGGCTACGTACGCGGCGCCGCGGACCGCGTGCCCGAGGCGCTGCTGAACACCGGCGTGCCGGTGCGACTCCTCACGGGCGATGCGCTCGAGCGTGCGCCGCTGGATTCATTCTCGGTGATCGTCATCGGGGCCCGCGCCTACGAGGTCGATGCCTCGTTGCAGCGCGCGCACCCCAGGCTGATGAGTTGGCTGGAGCGTGGGGGGACCCTGGTGGTGCAGTATCAGCAGTATCCCTTCATCCGCGGCGGCTTCGCCCCGCTGCCGTTCACCATTGCCTCGCCGCACGACCGCGTGACCGATGAGGACGCGCCGGTGAAGCTCCTGGCCCCGACCTCGCCGCTGTTGCGCAGCCCGAACCGGATCGGCCAGGCGGACTTCACGGGGTGGGTGCAGGAGCGGGGCCTCTACTTTGCCCGCAGCTGGGATCGGACGTGGACGCCGCTCCTCGAGATGCATGACAGCGGCGACGTCGCGCGCGAGGGGAGTCTCCTCGTGGGCCGCCGTGGACGCGGCACCGTGATCTACACCGGGATCGCCTTCTTCCGTGAACTGCCCGCGGCGGTCCCCGGCGCCTGGCGCCTCTTCATGAACCTGCTCGATGCGGGTGCACCGCGCGCGGGACGACAACCGTGA
- a CDS encoding MFS transporter, translating into MSHAADGHTKKEQLRQLWVLIAVNLVDMLGFAMILPLLPFYALKLKATPEMVGWMIASFSIAQLIASPIWGRVSDKYGRRPALLIGLLASAIAFLVFGLANSLWLLFLSRIVQGAGGGTTGVAQAYVSDTVAPADRARALGWLSAATAAGVMIGPAIGSAAAHFGRQMPGFIAAGLCFLNVLAAWKWLPESRRAEDRAKPKPRKPIWHAAWTVVRHPAEKAARLIWIYGTGMLAFSLLTSVLALWLDARFGVTEENIGYFFVYNGLLSLVLRSLLLGPVVDRIGETRAMRLGALILAIGLMLYTVAPSIWVLAIIIPLVPIGTALLFPASTSLLSHATEPEELGTTMGVAQTFAGVARIIAPIAGTSAFQRIGVDAPFLLGGVTMLGVALLSWRFVRPPVPAAA; encoded by the coding sequence GTGAGTCATGCCGCCGACGGGCACACCAAGAAGGAACAGCTGCGCCAGCTCTGGGTGTTGATCGCGGTCAATCTGGTCGACATGCTCGGCTTCGCGATGATCCTGCCGCTGCTGCCGTTCTACGCGCTCAAGCTCAAGGCGACGCCGGAGATGGTCGGCTGGATGATCGCCTCGTTCTCGATCGCCCAACTGATCGCCTCGCCGATCTGGGGCCGAGTGTCCGACAAGTACGGCCGCCGTCCGGCGCTGCTGATCGGCCTGCTCGCCTCGGCGATCGCGTTCCTTGTTTTCGGTCTCGCCAACTCCCTCTGGCTGCTCTTCCTCTCGCGCATCGTGCAGGGTGCCGGGGGCGGGACGACCGGCGTGGCGCAGGCGTACGTCTCGGATACCGTCGCCCCCGCCGATCGGGCGCGTGCCCTGGGTTGGCTCTCGGCCGCGACGGCGGCCGGGGTGATGATCGGGCCGGCGATCGGCTCGGCGGCGGCCCACTTCGGGCGGCAGATGCCCGGCTTCATTGCCGCCGGACTCTGTTTCCTCAACGTCCTCGCGGCGTGGAAGTGGCTTCCGGAATCGCGCCGCGCCGAGGATCGAGCCAAACCGAAGCCGCGGAAGCCGATCTGGCATGCGGCGTGGACTGTGGTTCGTCATCCCGCCGAGAAGGCGGCGCGGCTGATCTGGATTTACGGCACCGGCATGCTCGCCTTCTCGCTGCTCACCTCCGTGCTCGCGCTCTGGCTTGACGCACGCTTCGGGGTGACCGAGGAGAACATCGGCTACTTCTTCGTCTACAACGGCCTGCTCTCGCTGGTGCTGCGCTCGCTGCTCCTCGGCCCGGTGGTCGACCGGATCGGAGAGACGCGTGCCATGCGTCTCGGGGCGTTGATCCTCGCGATCGGCTTGATGCTCTACACGGTGGCGCCCTCCATCTGGGTCCTCGCGATCATCATCCCGTTGGTCCCGATCGGGACGGCGTTGCTCTTTCCCGCCTCCACCTCGCTGCTGTCGCATGCGACCGAGCCGGAGGAGCTGGGGACCACGATGGGCGTGGCGCAGACCTTCGCCGGCGTCGCCCGGATCATCGCCCCGATCGCCGGGACCTCGGCGTTCCAGCGGATCGGGGTGGACGCCCCCTTCCTGCTCGGGGGGGTGACGATGCTGGGCGTGGCCCTCCTCTCCTGGCGATTCGTCCGACCCCCAGTCCCGGCCGCGGCGTAG